Proteins from one Nakamurella multipartita DSM 44233 genomic window:
- a CDS encoding SHOCT domain-containing protein produces the protein MFNDNGSFLLALLEFFLFFAWIMCLFWIFGDIFRSRDIGGVAKTFWVLFVILIPWLGILVYLLARGKGMHERQLEQMKAVQEAQNEYIKSVAGASTNPADQIASAKSLLDSGAINQAEFDKLKAKALAA, from the coding sequence ATGTTCAACGACAACGGGTCGTTCCTGCTTGCCCTGCTGGAATTCTTTCTCTTCTTCGCCTGGATCATGTGCTTGTTCTGGATCTTCGGCGACATTTTCCGCAGCCGGGACATCGGTGGGGTGGCCAAGACCTTCTGGGTGCTGTTCGTGATCCTCATCCCGTGGCTCGGCATCCTGGTCTACCTGCTGGCCCGCGGCAAGGGCATGCACGAGCGGCAGCTCGAGCAGATGAAGGCCGTGCAGGAAGCGCAGAACGAGTACATCAAGTCGGTGGCCGGAGCGAGCACCAACCCGGCCGACCAGATCGCCTCGGCCAAGTCCCTGCTGGACAGCGGCGCGATCAACCAGGCCGAGTTCGACAAGCTCAAGGCCAAGGCGCTCGCGGCCTGA
- a CDS encoding APC family permease, with protein sequence MPTSPGAPPEHLKTNALGAGGIAFLVIAAAAPLTVMAGVAPVAILVGGIGAPAGYLAAGAVLALFAVGFMAMTRHTGGAGAFYSYITLGLGRTMGMSSGVLAVVAYNALQIGVYGLLGQQVADAIATFTGLDVPWWAAALVAVVIVWFVGRRGIDVGAKILGVLLVAETAILALLAGAVIVQGGAPDTSALSAASFSPEAMFAPGMIGVLAFCFAAFMGFESTALYRPEARDPQRSIPRATYGAVVFMGLFYCLIVWAIIQAYGNEGVLSAAAADPASLFFVAIEQYVGPWASDVMYVLIMTSVLASQIAFHNAINRYTFNLARDGLLPAKLAHTHPRFGSPSVAGAVQSILAAVVIAAFAIAGADPYTDLLLKVNTPGVVGIIALQALTSFAVVAYFWRRRHTVSARVATTCAALAAVLLTAAAIALALHIDLLTTAEGVTNVLLVGIVPVTFGAAALAARVLKARRPAVYAGIGAVHAEDRHIPAAEPTDEELAP encoded by the coding sequence ATGCCGACGTCCCCCGGGGCACCCCCGGAACACCTCAAGACCAACGCGCTGGGCGCCGGCGGGATCGCCTTCCTGGTGATCGCCGCGGCCGCCCCGCTGACCGTGATGGCCGGAGTGGCCCCGGTGGCGATCCTGGTCGGTGGCATCGGTGCCCCCGCCGGCTACCTGGCCGCCGGTGCGGTCCTCGCCCTGTTCGCGGTCGGCTTCATGGCGATGACCAGGCACACCGGCGGCGCCGGCGCGTTCTACAGCTACATCACGCTGGGCCTGGGCCGGACGATGGGCATGTCCTCCGGCGTGCTGGCCGTCGTTGCCTACAACGCCCTGCAGATCGGCGTGTACGGGCTGCTCGGCCAGCAGGTCGCCGACGCGATCGCCACCTTCACCGGACTCGACGTGCCCTGGTGGGCGGCCGCGCTCGTCGCCGTGGTGATCGTCTGGTTCGTCGGCCGCCGCGGCATCGATGTCGGCGCCAAGATCCTCGGGGTGCTGCTGGTCGCCGAGACGGCGATCCTGGCCCTGCTGGCCGGCGCGGTGATCGTGCAGGGCGGGGCCCCGGACACCAGTGCCCTGTCGGCCGCCTCGTTCAGCCCGGAAGCGATGTTCGCGCCGGGCATGATCGGCGTGCTCGCGTTCTGCTTCGCCGCGTTCATGGGCTTCGAGTCGACCGCCCTGTACCGCCCGGAGGCGCGCGATCCGCAGCGTTCGATCCCGCGCGCCACCTACGGCGCGGTGGTCTTCATGGGACTGTTCTACTGCCTGATCGTCTGGGCGATCATCCAGGCGTACGGGAACGAGGGCGTCCTGTCGGCGGCCGCCGCCGACCCGGCGTCGCTGTTCTTCGTGGCCATCGAGCAGTACGTGGGTCCCTGGGCCTCCGACGTGATGTACGTGCTGATCATGACCAGCGTGCTGGCCTCGCAGATCGCCTTCCACAATGCGATCAACCGCTACACGTTCAACCTGGCCCGGGACGGTCTGCTGCCGGCGAAACTGGCGCACACCCACCCCCGGTTCGGTTCGCCGTCGGTGGCCGGGGCGGTGCAGTCGATCCTGGCCGCGGTGGTGATCGCCGCGTTCGCCATCGCCGGCGCCGACCCCTACACGGACCTGCTGCTCAAGGTGAACACGCCGGGCGTCGTCGGCATCATCGCGCTGCAGGCGCTGACCTCGTTCGCGGTGGTCGCCTACTTCTGGCGCCGCCGGCACACCGTCTCGGCCCGGGTCGCCACCACCTGCGCCGCGCTGGCCGCGGTGCTGCTGACCGCCGCGGCAATCGCGCTGGCCCTGCACATCGACCTGCTGACCACCGCCGAGGGCGTGACGAACGTGCTGCTGGTCGGCATCGTGCCGGTCACCTTCGGGGCCGCCGCCCTCGCGGCCCGGGTGCTCAAGGCCCGCCGGCCGGCCGTGTACGCGGGCATCGGCGCCGTGCACGCCGAGGACAGGCACATCCCGGCCGCCGAACCGACCGACGAGGAGCTGGCCCCGTGA
- a CDS encoding NADH-ubiquinone oxidoreductase-F iron-sulfur binding region domain-containing protein, which translates to MTAVMTHPSELLPPTAGDRLLPARPGIGLTVHHRRVGALPHRSATELAAMVDAAGLQGRGGAGFPTARKIAAVAAAVGKTRRPAVVVANCCEGDPTAAKDRVLIDRSPHLVIDGAVAAARAVRADRVVLAVHHGSPARQTLAVALTERPDERVRIEVVAVPARYLASEATALLRFLDTGDARPAGRLPIWEKGVEGRPTLVDNAETFAHLALIARFGAGWFGAVGHPAEPGTMLLTLGGAVPRPGVIEVPTGASVRDVLACAGSRPTGWALIGGLAGRWMNLDRSAGIGLSTPELKEIGMTRGVGSLTVLPPGACLLQETTRIVTHQAQAGARQCGPCMFGLPAIAADLAALAAGDHDALARLHRRLPVIDGRGACGHPDGTVALTASALGSMNADEPGHLQRHLAGVPCRASATVPLGAMSGVRS; encoded by the coding sequence GTGACTGCCGTGATGACGCACCCGAGCGAGCTGTTGCCCCCGACCGCCGGCGACCGGTTGCTGCCGGCCCGACCGGGCATCGGCCTGACCGTCCACCACCGCCGGGTGGGCGCGCTCCCCCACCGGTCCGCGACCGAACTGGCGGCCATGGTGGACGCCGCCGGACTGCAGGGCCGGGGCGGCGCCGGGTTCCCCACCGCCCGCAAGATCGCGGCGGTCGCCGCCGCGGTCGGCAAGACGCGTCGGCCCGCCGTGGTGGTGGCCAACTGCTGCGAGGGCGACCCGACCGCGGCCAAGGACCGGGTCCTGATCGACCGGTCGCCGCACCTGGTGATCGACGGCGCCGTGGCCGCCGCGCGCGCGGTGCGGGCCGACCGGGTGGTCCTGGCCGTGCATCACGGCTCGCCGGCCCGGCAGACCCTTGCGGTCGCGCTGACCGAGCGACCGGACGAGCGTGTCCGCATCGAGGTGGTCGCCGTGCCGGCGCGCTACCTGGCCTCGGAGGCGACGGCCCTGCTGCGGTTCCTGGACACCGGGGATGCCCGCCCGGCGGGCCGGCTGCCGATCTGGGAGAAGGGCGTCGAGGGCCGGCCGACGTTGGTCGACAATGCCGAGACGTTCGCCCATCTCGCGCTGATCGCCCGCTTCGGCGCCGGCTGGTTCGGCGCCGTCGGCCACCCGGCCGAGCCGGGCACGATGCTGCTCACCCTCGGCGGCGCCGTTCCCCGGCCCGGCGTGATCGAGGTGCCCACCGGCGCCTCCGTCCGGGATGTGCTGGCCTGCGCCGGATCTCGCCCGACCGGCTGGGCGTTGATCGGCGGGCTGGCCGGACGCTGGATGAACCTGGACCGGTCCGCCGGGATCGGCCTGAGCACCCCGGAGCTCAAGGAGATCGGGATGACCCGCGGGGTCGGCTCCCTCACCGTGCTGCCGCCCGGCGCCTGCCTGCTGCAGGAGACGACCCGGATCGTCACGCACCAGGCGCAGGCCGGTGCCCGGCAGTGCGGGCCGTGCATGTTCGGCCTGCCGGCGATCGCCGCCGATCTGGCCGCGCTGGCCGCGGGCGATCACGACGCGCTGGCCCGGCTGCATCGCCGGCTGCCGGTGATCGACGGTCGCGGCGCCTGCGGTCATCCCGACGGGACGGTCGCGCTGACCGCCAGCGCGCTCGGGTCGATGAACGCCGACGAACCCGGTCACCTGCAACGCCATCTGGCCGGGGTGCCGTGCCGGGCCAGCGCGACCGTGCCGCTGGGCGCGATGAGCGGGGTGCGGTCATGA
- a CDS encoding FAD:protein FMN transferase translates to MSAADLEVETTARLDFEVWSTTATLVVTDAAALATAGARLREVLAEVDATCSRFRDDSEINRLLRRPGHPVGLSPTLNDALGHALRAASATGGLVDPTVAAAVVAVGYDRDIADVLDRALTGTLPLGSDLGPAAPGAGCVHHDQHAATVIVPAGVGLDLGATAKAFAADRAATAIANRVGGGVLVGLGGDIAVAGTAPVGGWRISVADDHRLPGTAYQTVAIESGGLATSSIMTRRWPTARGWRHHLIDPRTGDNPDPYWRTASVAAATCVDANAAATAAIILGAAAPTWLAERGLPALLVDIDGRITTVAGWPAAAEH, encoded by the coding sequence ATGAGCGCCGCCGATCTGGAGGTGGAGACCACCGCCCGGCTGGACTTCGAGGTGTGGTCGACCACCGCGACACTGGTGGTCACCGACGCCGCCGCCCTGGCGACCGCCGGCGCCCGGCTGCGCGAGGTCCTGGCCGAGGTCGACGCCACCTGCAGCCGGTTTCGCGACGACTCGGAGATCAACCGGCTGCTGCGGCGGCCCGGGCACCCGGTCGGCCTGTCCCCCACCCTGAACGACGCCCTCGGGCACGCCCTGCGGGCCGCCTCGGCCACCGGCGGCCTGGTCGATCCCACGGTCGCCGCCGCCGTCGTCGCCGTCGGGTACGACCGGGACATCGCCGATGTGCTGGACCGCGCGCTGACCGGGACCCTGCCGCTCGGCAGCGACCTGGGCCCGGCCGCGCCCGGCGCCGGGTGCGTGCACCACGACCAGCACGCGGCCACCGTCATCGTGCCGGCCGGCGTCGGCCTCGACCTCGGGGCGACGGCCAAGGCGTTCGCCGCCGACCGGGCCGCCACCGCCATCGCCAACCGGGTCGGCGGCGGTGTGCTGGTCGGGCTGGGCGGCGACATCGCCGTGGCCGGAACGGCTCCCGTCGGCGGTTGGCGCATCTCGGTCGCCGACGATCACCGGCTTCCCGGCACCGCCTACCAGACGGTGGCGATCGAGTCCGGCGGGCTGGCCACCTCGTCGATCATGACGCGCCGGTGGCCGACCGCCCGGGGCTGGCGGCACCACCTCATCGACCCGCGGACCGGCGACAACCCGGACCCGTACTGGCGAACCGCGTCGGTCGCCGCCGCCACCTGCGTGGATGCCAACGCCGCGGCGACCGCGGCCATCATCCTCGGCGCCGCTGCCCCGACCTGGCTGGCCGAGCGCGGCTTGCCGGCCCTGCTGGTCGACATCGACGGCCGGATCACCACTGTCGCGGGCTGGCCCGCAGCTGCGGAGCACTGA
- a CDS encoding HpcH/HpaI aldolase family protein has translation MTAPVNDFRQRLQRREQLIGIFATLGSPALTEQLAGAGFDWILLDTEHSPNDVPELITQLQVLAAFDVAALVRPAWSDPVLIKRVLDAGAQSLLIPYIETAEAAADAVRATRYPPAGIRGVSSGSRAAGYGQRADYLRTADDQICVLVQIETRLGLDNLEAIAAVPGVDGVFIGPNDLAASMGHLGRATHPDVLAAVDDAFARLAALDVASGYLTADPDEARRVAAKGVHVMGVATDTSIVNTGAAAVRAGVRRP, from the coding sequence GTGACCGCACCGGTGAACGACTTCCGGCAACGACTGCAGCGCCGGGAGCAGCTGATCGGCATCTTCGCCACGCTGGGCTCGCCGGCGCTGACCGAACAACTGGCCGGGGCCGGCTTCGACTGGATCCTGCTGGACACCGAGCATTCGCCCAACGACGTGCCCGAGCTGATCACCCAGCTGCAGGTGCTGGCCGCGTTCGACGTGGCCGCCCTGGTCCGTCCGGCGTGGTCGGATCCGGTGTTGATCAAGCGGGTGCTCGACGCCGGCGCCCAGTCCCTGCTCATCCCTTACATCGAGACCGCCGAGGCGGCCGCCGACGCGGTACGGGCGACCCGCTACCCGCCGGCCGGCATCCGCGGGGTGTCCAGCGGCAGCCGGGCCGCCGGGTACGGCCAGCGGGCCGACTACCTGCGGACCGCCGACGACCAGATCTGCGTCCTCGTGCAGATCGAAACCCGGCTCGGCCTGGACAATCTGGAGGCGATCGCGGCCGTGCCTGGGGTGGACGGGGTGTTCATCGGACCCAACGACCTGGCCGCGTCCATGGGCCATCTGGGCCGGGCCACCCACCCGGACGTGCTCGCCGCGGTGGACGACGCGTTCGCCCGGCTGGCCGCGCTGGACGTGGCCAGCGGCTACCTGACCGCAGACCCCGACGAGGCGCGCCGGGTGGCGGCCAAGGGCGTGCACGTGATGGGGGTGGCCACCGACACCTCGATCGTGAACACCGGCGCGGCTGCGGTCCGCGCCGGTGTCCGACGACCCTGA
- a CDS encoding ferredoxin, with the protein MTAPRTLTVDPIACRAHGLCADELPEAITLDEWGYPILPSGPVPRHLVRRAKAAAAACPVWALRLASRAS; encoded by the coding sequence ATGACGGCCCCGCGCACGCTCACGGTGGACCCGATCGCCTGCCGGGCCCACGGCCTGTGCGCCGACGAACTGCCCGAGGCGATCACGCTGGACGAGTGGGGCTACCCGATCCTGCCGTCCGGACCGGTGCCGCGCCATCTGGTGCGGCGGGCCAAGGCGGCCGCCGCGGCCTGCCCGGTGTGGGCCCTGCGGCTGGCCTCTCGCGCCTCGTAG
- a CDS encoding catalase, translating to MTATEPRPATTTDAGIPVASDEHSLTIGPDGPLLLQDHYLLEQMANFNRERIPERQPHAKGGGAYGTFEVTQDVSAYTRAAVFAPGAKTDLLIRFSTVAGERGSPDTWRDPRGFSIKFYTSEGNLDIVGNNTPVFFIRDPMKFQHFIRSQKRRSGNNLRDHDMQWDFWTLSPESAHQVTWLMGDRGIPRTWRHMNGYSSHTYLWINAAGEKFWVKYHFKTDQGVECFTQDEADQMAAVDTDYHQRDLWEHLEAGEFPSWTLKMQIMPFEEAKTYRFNPFDLTKVWPHSDYPLHEVGRLTLNRNVTDYHTEIEQAAFEPNNLVAGTGLSPDKMLLARGFSYADAHRARLGVNYKQIPVNAPKVPVHAYSKDGRMRITPVTDPVYAPNSYGGPAADPSLTDDGGRWHADGEMVRTAYTLRPEDDDWGQAGTLVREVLDDAARGRLVDNIVGHLLNGVSEPILARAFEYWRNVDKNLGDRVEQGVRAKQDEKDPKAAKQGNPARESMQAKA from the coding sequence ATGACGGCGACCGAACCACGCCCGGCGACCACCACCGATGCCGGTATTCCGGTAGCCAGCGACGAGCACTCGCTGACGATCGGGCCCGACGGCCCGCTGCTGCTGCAGGATCACTACCTGCTCGAGCAGATGGCCAACTTCAACCGCGAGCGCATCCCGGAGCGCCAGCCGCACGCCAAGGGCGGCGGCGCCTACGGCACGTTCGAGGTCACCCAGGACGTGAGTGCCTACACCCGGGCCGCGGTCTTCGCGCCCGGCGCGAAAACCGATCTGCTGATCAGGTTCTCCACCGTGGCCGGGGAGCGCGGCTCACCCGACACCTGGCGTGACCCCCGAGGCTTTTCGATCAAGTTCTACACATCGGAAGGCAACCTGGACATCGTCGGCAACAACACCCCGGTGTTCTTCATCCGGGATCCGATGAAGTTCCAGCACTTCATCCGGTCGCAGAAGCGGCGCTCGGGCAACAACCTGCGCGATCACGACATGCAGTGGGACTTCTGGACCCTGTCCCCCGAGTCGGCGCATCAGGTCACCTGGCTGATGGGCGACCGCGGCATCCCGCGCACCTGGCGGCACATGAACGGCTACTCCAGCCACACCTACCTGTGGATCAATGCCGCGGGCGAGAAGTTCTGGGTCAAATATCATTTCAAGACCGACCAGGGTGTCGAGTGCTTCACCCAGGACGAGGCCGACCAGATGGCCGCGGTCGACACCGATTACCACCAGCGGGATCTGTGGGAACACTTGGAGGCCGGCGAGTTCCCCAGCTGGACCCTCAAGATGCAGATCATGCCGTTCGAGGAGGCCAAGACCTACCGGTTCAACCCCTTCGATCTGACCAAGGTGTGGCCGCACAGCGACTACCCGCTGCACGAGGTGGGCCGGCTCACCCTGAACCGGAACGTCACCGACTATCACACCGAGATCGAGCAGGCCGCGTTCGAGCCGAACAACCTGGTCGCCGGCACCGGCCTGTCCCCGGACAAGATGCTGCTGGCCCGCGGGTTCTCCTACGCCGACGCGCACCGCGCCCGGCTCGGGGTGAACTACAAGCAGATCCCGGTCAACGCGCCCAAGGTGCCGGTGCACGCCTACTCCAAGGACGGCCGGATGCGGATCACCCCGGTGACCGACCCGGTGTACGCGCCCAATTCCTACGGCGGCCCGGCGGCGGACCCGTCGCTGACCGACGACGGCGGCCGCTGGCACGCCGACGGCGAGATGGTGCGCACCGCCTACACGCTGCGCCCCGAGGACGACGACTGGGGCCAGGCCGGCACGCTGGTCCGGGAGGTCCTGGACGACGCGGCGCGGGGCCGGTTGGTGGACAACATCGTCGGCCATCTGCTCAACGGGGTCAGCGAGCCGATCCTGGCCCGGGCCTTCGAGTACTGGCGCAACGTGGACAAGAACCTGGGCGACCGCGTCGAGCAGGGCGTGCGGGCCAAGCAGGACGAGAAGGACCCCAAGGCGGCCAAGCAGGGCAACCCGGCTCGGGAGTCCATGCAGGCCAAGGCCTGA
- a CDS encoding ferric reductase-like transmembrane domain-containing protein yields MDTQLLWFASRATGAVSLVLFTAVMVLGILTAGRAELAALPRAGVQRLHRTLSMVSVAFLAVHIVTAIADGYVDLDYWDVILPFGAGYDPFWIGLATVAVDLLLAIGITSALRRRLPLRIWRAVHLTAYAMWPLALAHGWGVSGGDGHQLWMIVIDIVCIVAVLAAVAFRLRPDRHPDSVARAAAAVVHPPTRVEANR; encoded by the coding sequence ATGGACACCCAACTTCTCTGGTTCGCCAGTCGCGCCACCGGCGCCGTCTCGCTGGTGCTGTTCACCGCGGTGATGGTGCTGGGCATCCTCACCGCGGGCCGAGCCGAACTCGCCGCCCTCCCCCGGGCCGGGGTGCAGCGGCTGCACCGGACACTGTCGATGGTCTCGGTCGCGTTCCTGGCCGTGCACATCGTGACCGCGATCGCCGACGGCTACGTCGATCTGGACTACTGGGACGTCATCCTGCCGTTCGGCGCCGGGTACGACCCGTTCTGGATCGGGCTGGCCACCGTCGCGGTCGATCTGCTGCTGGCGATCGGCATCACCAGCGCGCTGCGGCGGAGGTTGCCGCTGCGCATCTGGCGGGCGGTTCACCTGACGGCCTATGCGATGTGGCCGCTGGCGCTGGCCCACGGTTGGGGCGTCTCCGGCGGGGACGGTCACCAGCTGTGGATGATCGTCATCGACATCGTCTGCATCGTCGCGGTTCTCGCCGCCGTCGCGTTCCGGCTCCGGCCGGACCGGCACCCCGACAGCGTCGCCCGCGCGGCGGCCGCGGTCGTGCACCCCCCGACTCGAGTGGAGGCCAACCGGTGA